In Osmerus eperlanus chromosome 17, fOsmEpe2.1, whole genome shotgun sequence, a single genomic region encodes these proteins:
- the rergla gene encoding ras-related and estrogen-regulated growth inhibitor-like protein, with protein MNDIKLAVLGSGGVGKSALIVRFLTRRFIGEYASSSECIYRKRLSIDGRQLNLELYDPCSQGGEGKSNLNDQIHWADGFVVVYDISDRSSFITAKAIVHLIRELQLGVAKRDTDSLVFLVGNKQDLCHMREVRREEGQRLAAEHRCQFYELSAAEHYQEVVLMFSKMVHNASMGSKAKERRRRPSGSKSMAKLINNVFGKRRKSV; from the exons ATGAACGACATAAAACTCGCAGTCTTGGGAAGTGGAGGAGTCGGGAAATCAG CTCTCATCGTTCGATTCCTGACAAGGCGATTTATTGGCGAATATGCATCCTCATCAG AGTGTATTTACAGGAAGCGTCTCTCTATTGACGGCAGACAACTCAATCTGGAGCTCTATGATCCTTGTTCCCAG GGTGGAGAGGGAAAGTCCAACCTCAATGACCAGATCCACTGGGCCGATGGCTTCGTGGTCGTCTATGACATCAGCGACCGTTCCTCTTTCATCACCGCCAAGGCCATAGTGCACCTGATCCGAGAGCTGCAACTGGGCGTGGCCAAAAG gGACACGGACTCTCTGGTGTTCCTGGTGGGGAACAAGCAGGACCTGTGCCACATGAGGGAGGTGCGCCGCGAGGAGGGCCAGCGTCTGGCCGCCGAGCACCGCTGTCAGTTCTACGAGCTGTCGGCCGCCGAGCACTACCAGGAAGTGGTCCTCATGTTCTCCAAGATGGTCCACAACGCCAGCATGGGCAGCAAGGCCAAGGAGCGTCGGCGCCGCCCCAGCGGCTCCAAGTCCATGGCCAAGCTCATCAACAATGTGTTTGGCAAGCGGAGAAAATCGGTGTGA